A window of the Natrinema salifodinae genome harbors these coding sequences:
- a CDS encoding glycosyltransferase family 2 protein — MTRVSVIIPTYNRAAALPTAIDSALEQTIDDLEVVVVDDGSTDDTDSVLAEYEDSRVRPVVHATNQGANVARNTGIEHARGEYVAFLDSDDEWHPEKLEQQLAALEDRSDDWVGVYCDTAYDLDGASGLVRTTAATLLARADDEPAREGGEELMGEILADNVQPGAGSTLLVRTEVAREAGGFDEELDRFQDPEFCLRVLKHGKLAYVDAELVSRDDTGHPPADLIATASEQYLSTYEDEVDRFEDEGYEIRASHALIVAKRYFAEGRHLRGCWHLRTAAAALSPRHYPGLCWVAGVGARRRPAPKVATLALLFVAVALGQRSVARRVPTDDDG; from the coding sequence ATGACTCGCGTCAGCGTCATCATTCCGACGTACAACAGGGCGGCGGCGCTCCCGACTGCGATCGACAGCGCGCTCGAGCAGACGATCGACGACCTCGAAGTGGTCGTCGTCGACGACGGATCGACCGACGACACCGACTCGGTGCTCGCCGAGTACGAGGATTCCCGAGTGCGGCCGGTGGTCCACGCGACCAATCAGGGTGCGAACGTCGCCCGAAATACCGGCATCGAACACGCTCGCGGGGAGTACGTCGCCTTCCTCGACTCGGACGACGAGTGGCATCCCGAGAAGCTCGAACAGCAACTCGCGGCCCTCGAGGACCGCTCCGACGACTGGGTCGGCGTCTACTGCGACACGGCCTACGACTTGGACGGGGCGAGCGGCCTGGTCCGGACGACCGCCGCTACCCTACTGGCTCGCGCCGACGACGAACCCGCGCGGGAGGGCGGCGAGGAGCTGATGGGCGAGATTCTCGCCGACAACGTCCAGCCGGGCGCGGGGTCGACGCTGCTCGTCCGAACCGAGGTCGCCAGGGAGGCCGGCGGGTTCGACGAGGAACTCGACCGCTTCCAAGATCCGGAGTTCTGTCTGCGGGTGCTCAAACACGGGAAACTCGCCTACGTCGACGCGGAGCTCGTCTCCCGCGACGACACCGGCCACCCGCCGGCGGACCTGATCGCGACTGCGAGCGAGCAGTATCTGTCGACCTACGAGGACGAGGTCGATCGCTTCGAGGACGAGGGCTACGAGATCCGCGCGAGCCACGCGCTGATCGTCGCGAAGCGGTACTTCGCCGAGGGCCGACACCTGCGGGGCTGCTGGCATCTGCGGACGGCCGCGGCGGCGCTGTCGCCGCGGCACTATCCCGGTCTCTGCTGGGTCGCCGGCGTCGGCGCGCGACGGCGACCGGCACCGAAAGTCGCGACGCTCGCCCTGCTGTTCGTCGCCGTCGCGCTCGGACAGCGGTCCGTCGCACGGCGAGTCCCGACCGATGACGACGGATAG
- a CDS encoding asparagine synthetase B family protein, protein MHRELFGVFGGIGTFERLRSSDEFDAVLTGPTLTVGIRDADLGTRGWSAVYDGDEGCCVIWGEVYVPDDADETNAARWLLERYEADGRDALSALNGSYLAVVDTEAGDDAFVATDPVRSRECFYTDEPGARVFGTDAAEVGRTIAEPTLDRDGMLEFLHLGVTLGEKSAVEELSRLPIDSRLTPTTVDSLERFVYEPRFSREADAVDELADRLERALARRSVLPGSKGVLLSAGYDSRIILSQIDVDRSYTVGSLDAQEVRGARSVAAQYGASHTAFPPDERYLRPDESKVRYSQGIKESLHIHHAGYTDDIGVDTMYHGLLCDTFFRGHFTASETVDVLGKRIPTGRLDPDPDPVENLLQKFGYDRDSSLELAERTAFDVDPTTFVRDAIADELAARRWRADIVQNELTCCGIANQPSVPFHMHLSDHFLTSFLASDRELLDWHLQTPPEHRTTDTFLRACERIDDDILRHRPPDRPHDTALFNEVEGFVRRKTPFLTSFEPPWPDRETLFEQYDFDRRLLGDHEHVHALPARHKLRITDLRSWLATWSESQDRSLPWLHSSEAPIA, encoded by the coding sequence ATGCATAGGGAACTCTTCGGTGTGTTCGGTGGTATCGGGACGTTCGAGCGGCTTCGATCGAGTGACGAGTTCGACGCGGTCCTCACCGGGCCGACGCTCACGGTCGGTATCCGGGACGCCGATCTCGGAACGCGCGGCTGGAGCGCCGTCTACGACGGTGACGAGGGGTGTTGCGTGATCTGGGGAGAGGTGTACGTCCCGGACGACGCGGACGAGACCAACGCCGCGCGCTGGCTCCTCGAGCGCTACGAGGCCGACGGCCGCGACGCGCTGTCGGCGCTCAACGGCTCGTATCTGGCCGTCGTCGATACCGAAGCGGGCGACGACGCGTTCGTCGCCACGGACCCCGTTCGCTCCCGGGAGTGTTTCTACACCGACGAGCCTGGCGCGCGCGTTTTCGGTACCGATGCCGCCGAGGTCGGGCGGACGATCGCGGAGCCGACGCTCGACCGCGACGGGATGCTCGAGTTCTTACACCTGGGCGTGACCCTCGGGGAGAAGTCAGCAGTCGAGGAACTGTCCCGACTGCCGATCGACAGTCGGCTCACGCCGACGACGGTCGACTCGCTCGAGCGGTTCGTCTACGAGCCCCGGTTCAGTCGGGAGGCCGACGCCGTCGACGAACTCGCCGACCGCCTCGAACGGGCGCTGGCGCGGCGTTCGGTGCTGCCCGGCAGCAAGGGTGTGCTCCTCTCGGCGGGCTACGACTCGCGGATCATCCTCTCGCAGATCGACGTCGACCGCAGTTACACGGTCGGGTCGTTGGACGCACAGGAGGTCCGCGGCGCGCGGTCCGTCGCCGCCCAGTACGGCGCGAGCCACACCGCCTTCCCGCCGGACGAGCGATACCTCCGGCCCGACGAGTCGAAAGTGCGCTACTCGCAGGGGATCAAGGAGTCCTTGCACATCCACCACGCCGGCTATACGGACGATATCGGGGTCGACACGATGTATCACGGCCTCCTCTGTGACACGTTCTTCCGCGGTCACTTCACCGCCTCCGAAACCGTCGACGTCCTCGGCAAACGGATCCCGACCGGCCGACTCGATCCCGATCCGGATCCCGTCGAGAATCTCCTCCAGAAGTTCGGCTACGACCGGGATTCGAGCCTCGAGCTGGCCGAGCGAACCGCCTTCGACGTCGATCCGACGACGTTCGTCAGGGACGCGATCGCCGACGAACTCGCGGCGAGGCGGTGGCGCGCGGACATCGTCCAGAACGAGCTCACGTGCTGCGGTATTGCGAACCAGCCGTCGGTCCCGTTCCACATGCACCTGTCCGATCACTTCCTGACGTCGTTTCTGGCGTCGGACCGCGAACTACTCGACTGGCATCTGCAGACGCCACCGGAACACCGGACGACGGACACGTTCCTCCGGGCGTGCGAACGGATCGACGACGACATCCTACGGCACAGACCGCCCGACCGACCCCACGATACCGCCCTGTTCAACGAGGTTGAGGGGTTCGTCCGTCGCAAGACGCCGTTTCTCACCTCGTTCGAACCGCCGTGGCCCGACCGCGAGACGCTCTTCGAACAGTACGACTTCGATCGCCGACTGCTGGGCGACCACGAGCACGTCCACGCGCTACCGGCCAGGCATAAACTGCGCATCACTGACCTCCGTAGCTGGCTCGCGACCTGGTCGGAGTCCCAGGACCGGTCGCTACCGTGGCTTCACTCGTCCGAGGCCCCGATCGCGTGA
- a CDS encoding polysaccharide deacetylase family protein, protein MTDRNRRSFITTVAATGTLGLAGCLSPLQDLRGSGEPTSTQSDSTDESGSDADDLGLPGTPVERFEAVDEWTAMIGAGELEAATDDPYADSQSARLTAGEDAEYAAIYRTYPDGLDLSGQNLSLATKFTGRDQVRLTLELFAPNSRNVHATERILTGPTDRWVRVDFGTDRIDTQPDLSDVRELRLTVRRRGDPSGSIDCMVDDLRAVERPGTGKVMFLFDGTLESHYETALEHMESYGFTGVEAVMPEAVGESGRLTIDRLTELRDAGWDMAARPRTGAHFLHEYSPEEQEGMIKRTKAYLENRGFEDGARHFVTPRNILSPAARDLVEEHHDQAFRFGGGPNALPLTDPHNVGFFSGEAGAETKTYVDYAAEYGQLAVLKFDYIDTENSISESAFEDVLDYVDRQDVEVVSASDLLES, encoded by the coding sequence ATGACGGATCGAAACCGCCGATCGTTTATCACGACAGTTGCAGCGACTGGAACGCTCGGACTCGCGGGTTGTCTTTCGCCGTTACAGGACTTGCGCGGGTCCGGCGAGCCGACGTCGACCCAGTCGGACTCGACCGACGAGTCCGGTTCCGATGCGGACGATCTGGGCCTCCCCGGGACGCCGGTCGAGCGCTTCGAGGCCGTAGACGAGTGGACGGCGATGATCGGTGCCGGCGAACTCGAGGCCGCGACCGACGACCCGTACGCGGACTCGCAGTCGGCGCGCCTCACGGCCGGCGAGGACGCCGAGTACGCCGCGATCTACCGAACGTACCCGGACGGACTGGACCTGAGCGGTCAGAACCTCTCGCTGGCCACTAAGTTCACCGGACGGGATCAGGTCCGGCTCACGCTCGAGTTGTTCGCGCCGAACTCGCGGAACGTCCACGCGACGGAGCGCATCCTCACCGGGCCGACCGACCGCTGGGTGCGCGTCGACTTCGGTACCGACCGGATCGACACCCAGCCCGACCTCTCTGACGTTCGCGAACTCCGGCTGACCGTCCGCCGCCGCGGCGATCCGTCCGGATCGATCGACTGCATGGTCGACGATCTCCGGGCCGTCGAGCGACCCGGGACGGGCAAGGTCATGTTCCTGTTCGACGGGACGCTCGAGAGCCACTACGAGACCGCCCTCGAACACATGGAGTCGTACGGATTCACCGGCGTCGAAGCGGTCATGCCGGAGGCCGTCGGGGAGTCCGGCCGGCTTACGATCGATCGGCTCACCGAACTGCGCGACGCAGGCTGGGACATGGCCGCCCGACCGCGGACCGGCGCCCACTTCCTCCACGAGTACTCCCCCGAGGAGCAGGAGGGGATGATCAAGCGGACGAAGGCGTACCTCGAGAACCGCGGATTCGAGGACGGCGCGAGGCACTTCGTCACGCCGCGGAACATCCTCAGCCCGGCCGCGCGCGACCTCGTCGAAGAGCACCACGACCAGGCGTTCCGGTTCGGCGGCGGGCCGAACGCGCTCCCGTTGACGGACCCGCACAACGTCGGGTTCTTCTCCGGCGAGGCCGGTGCGGAGACGAAGACATACGTCGACTACGCTGCCGAGTACGGCCAGCTCGCGGTCCTGAAGTTCGATTACATCGATACCGAGAACAGCATCAGCGAGAGCGCGTTCGAGGACGTGCTCGACTACGTCGACCGGCAGGACGTCGAGGTCGTTAGCGCGTCGGATCTGTTGGAGTCGTAA
- a CDS encoding helix-turn-helix domain-containing protein, translated as MGFIAEVHLGHDELPLVPTIERCPDVALRYEYGATPSERRVRFVSAFGGEYEALEAAMRSDPTVSNPTRVATFENRAIYRVRVDTDLEIVPDRCADQGLFVFTVTSGTEGWVTRVYLPDRDALSAFRTECRNRDISFRINQLYDSSVSDDRTYFLTDRQHEILTTAYYAGYFEVPRGATQDDLAGRLDISDSAVSQRLRRAIAELIGATLANGRTLDEYSEATPHDARSG; from the coding sequence ATGGGATTCATCGCAGAAGTCCACCTCGGTCACGACGAGCTGCCGTTAGTACCGACGATCGAGCGCTGTCCCGACGTGGCGCTCAGGTACGAGTACGGGGCGACGCCGAGCGAGCGCCGCGTCCGGTTCGTCTCCGCCTTCGGCGGCGAGTACGAAGCGCTCGAGGCAGCGATGCGTTCGGATCCGACCGTCTCGAATCCGACGCGTGTCGCGACGTTCGAGAACCGTGCGATCTACCGCGTCCGCGTCGACACCGATCTCGAGATCGTTCCGGACCGGTGTGCCGACCAGGGGCTGTTCGTCTTCACGGTCACGAGCGGCACCGAGGGATGGGTCACGCGGGTGTATCTCCCAGATCGGGACGCGCTATCCGCGTTCCGAACGGAATGTCGCAACCGCGATATCTCGTTTCGCATCAACCAGCTGTACGATTCTTCGGTATCCGACGACCGAACCTACTTCCTGACCGACCGGCAGCACGAGATTCTCACGACGGCGTACTACGCCGGCTACTTCGAGGTCCCGCGGGGAGCCACGCAGGACGACCTCGCCGGCCGGCTCGACATCTCCGACTCCGCGGTCTCCCAGCGGCTCCGACGCGCCATCGCGGAATTGATCGGTGCCACCCTCGCAAACGGACGCACCCTCGACGAGTACAGCGAGGCGACGCCCCACGACGCACGGTCCGGATAA
- a CDS encoding oligosaccharide flippase family protein, protein MNRSIASGVVSVVSAKVIVLVITALSTPLLYRLLGASEFGEYSFLLSVFAIYMIFVSSGITDGVRKFLAEDRAAANWSEHVVGFYLRLAILLAGLGAVLLVLATRTGIVEFAFGSELQLYFYVLAALVVTAQFRDYTRKTLMGFGLERYSEPLKIIDKLGFVAVAVPLVYLGAGVLGALAGHLVASTLVAVIGLVLVHRRVPLSCLFSRPTERFPRKQMLTFNSMSIALIFLLMSLYHIDIVMLRRFRESAAVGNYKAALTLAEFLWFIPMAIQTVFVHSTSELWSQNRLREISNLASRTTRYTFLLTAVMAVGLAALSDVAVPLYFGEEATPAITPLLLLLPGALGFALARPILAISQGEGSLQYPVAATGVAALINVILNVTLIPMFGMSGAAVATSVGYGSMFVFHCVSARRVGFDPLADARLGRALLTTGLAAVPIVALARAIASPLLALAVVPPVGFAIFIMFALLVGALDPAEPFEVLSAFPDPIGSKADAAYDRLAGSESDWMSRSWLQSLLFVAGLSLLLSGLALGLLDPGLQNVMP, encoded by the coding sequence GTGAACAGGAGCATCGCGAGCGGCGTCGTCTCGGTCGTCAGCGCGAAGGTCATCGTGCTCGTTATCACTGCGCTCTCAACGCCGCTGCTGTATCGGCTGCTGGGCGCATCGGAATTCGGCGAGTACTCGTTTCTGCTGTCGGTCTTCGCCATCTACATGATCTTCGTCAGTTCCGGCATCACCGACGGCGTCCGCAAGTTCCTCGCCGAGGACCGCGCCGCAGCGAACTGGAGCGAACACGTCGTCGGCTTCTACCTCCGCCTGGCGATCCTGCTGGCGGGCCTCGGCGCGGTCCTGTTGGTCCTCGCGACCAGGACTGGGATCGTCGAGTTCGCGTTCGGCTCCGAGTTGCAGCTTTACTTCTACGTTCTCGCCGCGCTCGTGGTGACGGCGCAGTTCCGCGATTACACGCGGAAAACGCTCATGGGGTTTGGCCTCGAGCGGTACTCCGAGCCGCTGAAGATTATCGACAAGCTCGGCTTCGTCGCGGTCGCGGTCCCGCTCGTCTACCTCGGTGCCGGCGTGCTCGGCGCGCTTGCGGGCCACCTGGTCGCGAGCACGCTCGTCGCGGTGATCGGCCTGGTCCTCGTCCATCGGCGGGTGCCCCTGTCGTGTCTCTTCAGTCGGCCGACGGAGCGGTTCCCCCGGAAGCAGATGCTCACGTTCAACTCGATGAGCATCGCGCTGATCTTCCTGCTGATGTCGCTGTATCACATCGACATCGTGATGCTCCGGCGGTTCCGGGAGAGCGCGGCGGTGGGTAACTACAAGGCGGCGCTGACCCTCGCGGAGTTCCTCTGGTTCATTCCGATGGCGATCCAGACGGTGTTCGTCCACTCGACGTCGGAGCTGTGGTCGCAAAACCGCCTGCGCGAGATTTCGAATCTGGCCTCGCGGACGACGCGGTACACGTTCCTGCTGACGGCCGTGATGGCGGTCGGGCTCGCGGCACTTTCCGACGTCGCCGTGCCGCTGTACTTCGGCGAGGAGGCCACGCCGGCGATCACCCCCCTGTTGCTGTTACTCCCCGGCGCGCTCGGCTTCGCGCTCGCGCGGCCGATCCTGGCGATCTCCCAGGGCGAGGGGTCGCTCCAATACCCGGTCGCGGCCACGGGCGTCGCGGCGCTGATCAACGTCATCCTCAACGTCACTCTCATTCCGATGTTCGGGATGAGCGGCGCGGCCGTCGCGACCAGCGTCGGCTACGGCTCGATGTTCGTCTTCCACTGCGTGAGCGCCCGCCGCGTCGGCTTCGATCCGCTCGCGGACGCACGACTCGGTCGCGCACTGCTGACGACCGGCCTGGCGGCGGTTCCCATCGTGGCTCTCGCGCGAGCGATCGCGAGCCCGTTGCTCGCGCTCGCGGTCGTTCCGCCGGTCGGATTCGCGATCTTCATCATGTTCGCGTTGCTCGTCGGCGCGCTGGATCCGGCCGAACCCTTCGAGGTGCTGTCGGCCTTCCCCGACCCGATCGGGTCGAAGGCGGACGCGGCCTACGACCGGCTCGCCGGGAGCGAAAGTGATTGGATGAGCCGGAGCTGGTTACAGAGCCTGCTGTTCGTCGCCGGGCTGTCGCTGCTGCTCTCGGGACTCGCGCTGGGACTCCTCGACCCCGGGTTACAGAACGTCATGCCGTGA
- a CDS encoding right-handed parallel beta-helix repeat-containing protein: MSERSGMQRSNRSGSRRSQSTARGDGRRSLADSTERSRSRRTFLRGVGTACLAGIGLTSTVSASSSDPYAQYYDDYSTVIDVTEAGADNTGTESITPVLEDLRGDDTLLVFPEGRYYMDEQFRYTGFENFGVVGENATLVPANFHDFDGPQYRLFRLGVPYSPGRRLRFEGFDVDQSAPDTGIRAIEANVSGRLEVRDVTVRGEHDSGTWGPGLFNITDPDGSGIVERFRAPDGAAWVENTPNAGNRWRGPIGIEANQNAGTLEFRRCWLGAFPNNGLYAAGGDGAIIVHGGWFRNSNGANVRVGGRGSEIRWPTVEVDATRPEDRTQRGIRIESGRNIEISGAAVEITSPMPTSHAISVMNTCESARIENTRVTIQGSDVNHGIVLSPECGEATIVDTSVTHETAGGYPLWIRESDRTEQILAENVTITGRAGDDGGFRDGIRCERDNCRFNGVEVEQYGRDGTDRNAIVNTGSDVTIYESTLRANQYPYVDTGSETLVRDSDLESSSGREAVCLYSSSSNPTFKKNRLADGIRDFGASGVTTWENSYE, from the coding sequence ATGTCGGAACGAAGTGGTATGCAGCGCTCGAATCGGAGTGGGTCTCGCCGTTCTCAGTCGACCGCCAGGGGTGACGGTCGACGCTCTCTCGCTGACTCGACGGAACGATCTCGATCGCGACGGACGTTCCTACGAGGGGTGGGAACCGCGTGTCTCGCCGGGATCGGGCTGACGTCGACCGTCAGCGCGTCTTCTTCGGACCCGTACGCACAGTATTACGACGACTACTCCACGGTCATCGACGTCACCGAGGCCGGTGCGGACAATACCGGCACGGAATCGATCACGCCCGTGCTCGAAGACCTCCGCGGCGACGATACCCTGCTCGTGTTCCCGGAGGGGCGTTACTACATGGACGAACAGTTCCGGTACACCGGCTTCGAGAACTTCGGGGTCGTCGGCGAGAACGCGACGCTGGTCCCGGCGAACTTCCACGACTTCGACGGACCGCAGTATCGGCTGTTCCGCCTCGGCGTCCCGTACAGCCCCGGGCGCCGCCTCCGTTTCGAGGGATTCGACGTCGACCAGTCGGCCCCGGACACGGGGATCCGGGCGATCGAAGCCAACGTCTCCGGTCGACTCGAGGTTCGCGACGTGACCGTGCGCGGAGAGCACGACAGCGGTACGTGGGGGCCGGGCCTGTTCAACATCACCGATCCCGACGGGAGCGGGATCGTCGAACGGTTTCGCGCTCCGGACGGCGCTGCGTGGGTCGAGAACACCCCGAACGCGGGCAACCGCTGGCGCGGTCCGATCGGGATCGAAGCGAACCAGAACGCAGGGACCCTCGAGTTCAGACGCTGCTGGCTCGGCGCGTTCCCGAACAACGGCCTCTACGCAGCGGGCGGCGACGGGGCGATCATCGTCCACGGCGGCTGGTTTCGGAACAGCAACGGCGCGAACGTCCGCGTCGGCGGACGGGGCAGTGAGATTCGGTGGCCAACGGTCGAAGTCGACGCGACGCGGCCGGAAGACCGAACGCAGCGCGGTATCCGGATCGAGAGCGGTCGGAACATCGAGATCAGCGGTGCCGCCGTCGAGATCACGTCGCCGATGCCCACCAGTCACGCGATCTCGGTGATGAACACCTGCGAGAGCGCGCGCATCGAGAACACTCGCGTGACCATTCAGGGCTCGGATGTGAACCACGGGATCGTGCTCTCGCCCGAGTGTGGCGAGGCGACGATCGTCGATACGTCGGTTACTCACGAGACCGCGGGCGGCTATCCGCTGTGGATTCGGGAGAGCGATCGAACCGAACAGATTCTCGCGGAGAACGTCACGATCACGGGACGCGCGGGGGACGACGGCGGCTTCCGCGACGGGATCCGCTGCGAGCGGGACAACTGCCGGTTCAACGGCGTCGAAGTCGAGCAGTATGGTCGCGACGGGACGGACCGAAACGCCATCGTCAACACGGGGTCGGACGTGACGATCTACGAAAGTACCTTGCGCGCGAACCAGTATCCGTACGTCGATACCGGGAGCGAGACGCTCGTTCGCGACTCGGACCTCGAATCGTCGAGCGGGCGCGAGGCCGTCTGTCTCTACTCGTCGTCGTCGAACCCGACGTTCAAGAAGAATCGGCTCGCCGACGGCATTCGCGATTTCGGCGCGAGCGGCGTCACGACCTGGGAGAACTCCTACGAGTAA
- a CDS encoding polysaccharide deacetylase family protein, whose translation MSRKRSTRRRFLTLAGATGLAGMAGCTDRLKSAGDEIGDGVSDELSDSSDDSSVPGLADGVPSLETDFDSREEFRDPGESFDDFSDIDAWSVSGGSGEADTDIVFDGDQSFKLQSNGSQNIIAERSVGDEDLTETDLSFAVRTTTPNIAVNLRLVDQFGSEKVYSLRNIRYRTPDIGWFRASPGVFQQSEYEPSLDLLDRIEIQVLHSTQEAEVWIDDLRTHETPDKGYVMLSWDDGMRDFYETAAPMHDEYGFPAVQAPVPQWVEQARDGVMSLSELQERQAEGDQIVVHGTHNPIHELDDEQSIETRLRQDKQWFVQNDFEGANYIVFPHNSFDKTSLEFATDYHYCGGFNQSGNVNLTSVYGFDPLVLPRTIGHDLEIAKRSVDLAAQHNQCTILNFHEFGMENTMPEGDYETLLEHINDADVEVITFDDLWKLRAGGE comes from the coding sequence ATGTCACGGAAACGCTCGACGCGACGACGGTTCCTCACGCTGGCGGGTGCGACCGGCCTCGCCGGAATGGCTGGCTGTACCGATCGGCTCAAGTCTGCAGGCGACGAGATCGGCGACGGCGTCTCGGACGAACTCTCGGACAGTTCGGACGACTCGTCCGTGCCGGGACTCGCCGACGGCGTGCCGTCGCTCGAGACCGACTTCGACAGCCGCGAAGAGTTTCGCGACCCCGGCGAGTCTTTCGACGACTTCAGCGATATCGACGCCTGGTCCGTCTCGGGCGGCTCGGGTGAAGCTGACACGGATATCGTCTTCGACGGGGATCAGAGCTTCAAACTCCAGTCCAATGGGAGCCAGAACATCATCGCGGAGCGGTCCGTCGGGGACGAAGACCTGACGGAGACGGATCTGTCGTTTGCGGTGCGGACGACGACGCCGAACATCGCGGTCAACCTGCGGCTAGTCGATCAGTTCGGCAGCGAGAAGGTGTACTCGCTGCGTAACATCCGGTACCGCACGCCCGATATCGGGTGGTTCCGAGCGAGCCCCGGCGTCTTCCAGCAGAGCGAGTACGAGCCCTCGCTCGACCTCCTCGATCGGATCGAGATTCAGGTGCTTCACTCCACGCAGGAGGCGGAGGTCTGGATCGACGACCTGCGCACGCACGAGACGCCCGATAAGGGCTACGTCATGCTGAGCTGGGACGACGGGATGCGCGACTTCTACGAGACGGCCGCGCCAATGCACGACGAGTACGGGTTCCCGGCGGTCCAGGCACCGGTGCCGCAGTGGGTCGAACAGGCCCGCGACGGCGTTATGTCCCTCTCCGAACTTCAGGAGCGCCAGGCCGAGGGTGATCAGATCGTCGTCCACGGAACGCACAACCCCATCCACGAACTCGACGACGAGCAGTCGATCGAGACCCGTCTCAGACAGGACAAGCAGTGGTTCGTTCAGAACGACTTCGAAGGGGCGAACTACATCGTCTTCCCGCACAACAGCTTCGACAAGACGAGCCTCGAGTTCGCGACCGACTACCACTACTGCGGCGGGTTCAACCAGTCCGGTAACGTCAACCTGACGAGCGTCTACGGGTTTGACCCGCTGGTGTTGCCGCGGACGATCGGCCACGACCTCGAAATCGCGAAACGGAGCGTCGATCTCGCCGCCCAGCACAACCAGTGTACGATCCTCAACTTCCACGAGTTCGGCATGGAGAACACGATGCCCGAGGGCGACTACGAGACGCTGCTCGAACACATCAACGACGCCGACGTCGAGGTCATCACCTTCGACGACCTCTGGAAACTGCGGGCGGGCGGCGAGTAA
- a CDS encoding PKD domain-containing protein, with product MRPDSLSRRSLLTVTAGCALTGAGVASVVGDTAQSEEDADESGVTRESFVIREGTDEETTVYVTTADADGPTAVVVGGMHGNEIAGYTAAERIADWTIDAGTLVAIPEANAVAIERGTRNDDEGNNLNRQFTAGGQPETELAQEIWAVISDYDPDVVVDLHESTGIYAGDPMDGVGQAIFHSADQAAVDAAADAADYVTRNYVDDPDLAFEIGPFSAPGTDPDGLLVHKAARELGAEAYLAETLSTDIELGTRVQWHSAIVDRLFQDDLLLNEPAEGTAPDEPADDESDESEAPAEDEGEDEAESGDGGEEADREPPVAEISTDPARAGERVLEPGQTVTLDASGSTAPDGEIVRYEWRVGDGPFDETGETIDVTVSAKGDHPVALRVVDDADRTDTITLTLSADC from the coding sequence ATGAGACCCGATAGCCTCTCACGCCGATCGTTATTGACAGTTACAGCAGGTTGCGCACTGACCGGTGCCGGCGTCGCCAGCGTGGTCGGCGACACGGCGCAGTCCGAGGAAGATGCGGACGAGAGCGGCGTCACCCGCGAGTCCTTCGTCATTCGCGAGGGTACCGACGAAGAGACGACGGTGTACGTCACGACCGCGGACGCCGACGGCCCGACGGCCGTCGTCGTCGGCGGGATGCACGGCAACGAGATCGCCGGCTACACGGCCGCCGAGCGGATCGCCGACTGGACGATCGACGCCGGGACGCTCGTCGCGATCCCCGAGGCCAACGCCGTCGCGATCGAGCGCGGAACCAGAAACGACGACGAAGGGAACAACCTCAACCGGCAGTTCACCGCCGGGGGGCAACCGGAGACGGAACTCGCCCAGGAGATCTGGGCCGTCATTAGCGACTACGACCCCGACGTGGTCGTCGACCTCCACGAGTCGACCGGCATCTACGCCGGCGACCCCATGGACGGCGTCGGCCAGGCGATCTTCCATTCGGCGGACCAGGCGGCGGTCGACGCCGCGGCGGACGCCGCCGACTACGTCACGCGGAACTATGTGGACGATCCCGACCTCGCCTTCGAGATCGGGCCGTTCTCCGCGCCCGGCACGGACCCGGACGGGCTGCTCGTGCACAAGGCGGCCCGCGAACTCGGCGCCGAGGCCTACCTCGCGGAGACCCTCTCGACCGACATCGAACTCGGGACCCGCGTCCAGTGGCACTCGGCGATCGTCGACCGACTCTTCCAGGACGATCTCCTGCTCAACGAGCCCGCCGAGGGCACCGCGCCCGACGAACCGGCGGACGACGAGTCCGACGAGTCCGAAGCGCCCGCCGAGGACGAGGGTGAGGACGAGGCCGAGTCCGGCGACGGCGGCGAGGAAGCCGACCGTGAACCGCCTGTCGCCGAGATCAGCACCGATCCCGCGAGAGCGGGCGAACGGGTGCTCGAACCGGGCCAGACGGTGACGCTCGACGCGTCGGGCTCGACGGCCCCGGACGGCGAGATCGTCCGCTACGAGTGGCGCGTCGGCGACGGCCCGTTCGACGAGACCGGCGAGACCATCGACGTGACGGTCAGTGCGAAGGGCGACCATCCGGTCGCGCTGCGCGTCGTCGACGACGCCGACCGGACCGATACCATCACGCTCACGCTCTCGGCTGACTGCTAA